A genomic stretch from Chitinophaga lutea includes:
- a CDS encoding LytR/AlgR family response regulator transcription factor, which translates to MRMKLYILEDEKRILQHLLQVVENIPYVQLVGHSPEIAQAAEEVPRLQPDIILADIRLKDGDSFRLFDEIGDTGFQVIFLTAYDQYAIQALNMGAFGYLLKPIDEAALAAALDKCYHHRQQEQFDRQQLEIARQHYAAQGATAAKRLALKRVEYMEIISIEDIMYCKSDKGYTTFFLNDKRELLVSKGLIEYESILVPSGFLRCHQSYLVNFQYVKKYYREGILQMQNGEQVPVSSRKKEEVMKYLENIS; encoded by the coding sequence ATGCGCATGAAACTCTATATCCTGGAAGATGAAAAACGTATCCTGCAGCACCTGTTGCAGGTGGTTGAAAACATTCCCTACGTGCAGCTGGTGGGGCACTCCCCTGAAATTGCACAGGCCGCCGAAGAAGTTCCCCGCCTGCAACCGGACATCATCCTGGCCGACATCCGCCTGAAAGACGGCGACAGCTTCCGGCTGTTCGATGAAATCGGCGATACCGGCTTCCAGGTTATTTTCCTCACCGCTTACGATCAGTACGCCATTCAGGCCCTCAACATGGGCGCATTCGGCTACCTGCTGAAGCCGATCGATGAAGCGGCCCTGGCCGCCGCCCTGGACAAATGTTACCATCACCGCCAGCAGGAGCAGTTCGACCGGCAGCAGCTGGAAATAGCCCGGCAGCACTATGCCGCCCAGGGCGCCACGGCCGCCAAACGGCTTGCGCTGAAGCGGGTGGAATACATGGAGATCATATCCATCGAAGACATCATGTACTGCAAAAGCGATAAAGGATATACCACCTTTTTCCTCAACGATAAACGGGAACTGCTCGTTTCAAAAGGCCTGATAGAATATGAAAGCATCCTCGTTCCCAGCGGCTTTCTGCGCTGCCATCAATCCTACCTCGTCAATTTCCAGTACGTAAAAAAATACTACAGGGAAGGCATTCTGCAGATGCAGAACGGCGAACAGGTGCCGGTGTCGAGCCGCAAGAAGGAGGAGGTGATGAAGTACCTGGAGAATATTTCGTGA
- a CDS encoding histidine kinase — MNGRFASAVWGLLISVLAVSCGERTKTPDQEQRRAATLQNRDYLPVILAMDTLSFADYRKAIYREDSLLRHQADSANPYAHFFRARRYVLENQFDSARMEYEKMAGDSTGEIAQLKRYGLLALDTRSGRVVDGVVMDRLLSSVKTAERLHSKLTYKFYDLVARSYYQNENEKESLDYSARYFKHHPYQSHPVIQQRYYDISFLLSARMGDADKMADFNSKARRLAEHIGDSLAIARTFDNDAQIYAKRGQFDKTLASSRLYYEYLKRTNNMNETAPNNLGNSLLKNNLPDSAIPYFREAIALSQKNSGGLMHPSYLKGLVESYKKKKDYEFALEMIDSAYGVEIKRIREIEAVRIADIEKKYEAEKKDQSIAELNSRNTLNEKIIRQQRWTLVLAFLVFVGVLSFFYFMHQQYRLTEKNKLLQSENRRLNMEHKLLQAQLNPHFIFNSVANLQSLIATGDTKESVRYLSAFSGLLRNVLEQSRRDFISLEEEIVSLEHYLQLQQMRFAGLFDYRISVAEQLHQDDLLIPPMLVQPFVENAIEHGFRNIGYKGLLSVSFRSENGRMLITVDDNGTGLGAKVVNGQKKQSLAGTILKERLDVLFNSRGQEAKFEIENKKENGRHGVTVHIVIPAIKD, encoded by the coding sequence ATGAATGGAAGATTTGCTTCCGCTGTATGGGGACTTTTAATATCGGTGCTGGCCGTTTCCTGCGGGGAAAGAACGAAAACGCCGGACCAGGAACAACGCCGGGCGGCTACGCTGCAGAACAGGGACTACCTCCCGGTGATCCTGGCCATGGACACCTTGTCCTTTGCCGACTACCGGAAAGCGATTTACCGGGAAGACAGCCTGCTGCGGCACCAGGCCGACAGCGCCAACCCATATGCGCATTTTTTCCGCGCGCGCCGGTACGTCCTGGAAAATCAGTTCGACAGCGCCCGGATGGAATACGAAAAAATGGCGGGCGACAGCACCGGCGAAATAGCGCAACTCAAGCGCTACGGCCTGCTGGCACTGGACACCCGGAGCGGCAGGGTCGTGGACGGCGTCGTCATGGACAGGCTGCTGTCCTCCGTCAAAACGGCGGAACGGCTCCACAGCAAACTCACCTACAAATTTTACGACCTGGTGGCCAGATCCTACTACCAGAACGAGAATGAAAAGGAATCCCTCGATTATTCCGCCCGTTACTTCAAACACCATCCGTATCAATCCCACCCGGTCATCCAGCAGCGGTACTATGATATTTCTTTCCTGTTGTCCGCCAGAATGGGCGACGCGGATAAAATGGCGGATTTCAATAGCAAGGCCCGCCGCCTGGCGGAACATATCGGGGACAGCCTGGCGATCGCCCGTACTTTCGACAACGACGCCCAGATCTACGCAAAACGGGGACAGTTCGACAAAACGCTTGCCAGCAGCAGGCTGTATTATGAATACCTGAAGCGCACGAACAACATGAACGAAACCGCCCCGAACAACCTGGGGAACAGCCTTTTGAAAAATAACCTGCCAGACTCGGCCATACCCTATTTCAGGGAAGCCATCGCACTTTCCCAAAAAAATAGCGGTGGTCTGATGCATCCTTCGTACCTCAAAGGGCTGGTGGAATCGTATAAAAAGAAAAAAGATTACGAATTCGCCCTGGAGATGATCGATTCCGCTTATGGCGTGGAGATCAAGCGCATCCGGGAAATTGAGGCGGTCAGAATTGCGGACATCGAGAAAAAATACGAAGCGGAGAAAAAAGACCAGAGCATCGCCGAATTGAACAGCCGCAATACCCTGAATGAAAAGATCATCCGGCAGCAGCGCTGGACGCTGGTGCTGGCATTCCTCGTGTTTGTGGGCGTGCTGTCTTTCTTCTACTTCATGCACCAGCAATACCGCCTCACCGAAAAGAACAAACTCCTGCAGTCTGAAAACCGCCGTCTGAACATGGAGCACAAGCTGCTGCAGGCGCAGCTGAACCCGCATTTTATCTTCAACTCGGTAGCCAACCTGCAAAGCCTCATCGCCACCGGTGACACGAAGGAATCGGTGCGTTACCTCTCCGCTTTCTCCGGCCTGTTGCGCAACGTACTGGAACAAAGCCGCCGCGATTTTATCAGCCTGGAGGAAGAAATCGTTTCCCTCGAACATTACCTGCAGCTGCAGCAGATGCGCTTCGCGGGCCTGTTCGACTACCGCATCAGCGTGGCGGAACAACTCCACCAGGACGATCTGCTGATCCCGCCCATGCTGGTACAGCCCTTCGTCGAGAACGCAATCGAGCACGGCTTCCGGAACATCGGCTACAAGGGGCTTTTGTCGGTATCCTTCCGCTCTGAAAACGGCCGGATGCTCATCACCGTAGACGATAACGGCACCGGGCTGGGCGCCAAAGTGGTCAACGGCCAGAAAAAACAATCCCTGGCCGGCACCATCCTGAAAGAACGCCTCGACGTACTGTTCAATTCCCGGGGCCAGGAAGCGAAATTCGAGATCGAAAACAAAAAGGAAAACGGGCGGCACGGTGTAACGGTACACATCGTTATCCCCGCCATTAAAGACTAA